One genomic segment of Tepidibacillus fermentans includes these proteins:
- the yycI gene encoding two-component system regulatory protein YycI codes for MDWGKTKTIFIFTFFILNLVLGYQIYLKQKEYLQDIQSTNSIQELNHILRLQGIKLTYNLPKEIPELHFIQVKEKKLKRNEIKEPIKLEQPYNSKLLNAKLQKTINHFSEYDYDSQESSSNRLVFHQRIEDFPYFSDNLILQISKGKVISYQQEYYEMVDKGPTRQVISAHSALRTALDYQYIPNGSEIKEMKLGFYKQDYPEDIQILVPVWRIVYQDSERRGMIYIHAMTGGVEGIH; via the coding sequence ATGGATTGGGGTAAAACGAAAACAATCTTTATCTTTACCTTTTTCATATTAAATCTTGTTTTGGGTTATCAAATCTATTTGAAGCAAAAAGAATATCTACAGGATATTCAATCTACCAATAGCATACAAGAATTAAATCATATATTACGACTCCAAGGAATTAAACTTACTTACAATTTACCGAAAGAAATTCCAGAACTCCATTTTATCCAAGTAAAAGAAAAGAAGCTTAAAAGAAATGAAATCAAAGAACCGATTAAATTAGAGCAACCGTATAACTCAAAATTACTAAATGCAAAACTTCAGAAAACGATTAACCATTTTAGTGAATATGACTATGATTCTCAAGAGTCTAGTTCCAATCGTCTCGTTTTTCACCAACGAATTGAAGATTTTCCTTATTTCAGTGACAATTTAATTTTACAAATATCTAAAGGGAAAGTGATTTCATATCAGCAAGAGTATTATGAAATGGTTGATAAAGGTCCAACTCGGCAGGTGATTTCCGCTCATTCTGCACTAAGAACGGCATTGGATTATCAATATATTCCAAATGGGTCGGAAATAAAAGAAATGAAGTTAGGTTTTTATAAGCAGGATTATCCTGAAGATATTCAAATTCTTGTCCCTGTCTGGAGAATTGTTTATCAAGACAGTGAGCGTCGGGGAATGATCTATATTCATGCCATGACAGGGGGAGTGGAGGGTATTCATTGA
- a CDS encoding YycH family regulatory protein, which produces MREKVKSIILFLLVINSLILTWILIYYSPNNGNTQISEFLPRARFGQKLSTEKVLGFERMILHFGNNRHTVLYPGSNLFQKLLQEIKNESFYDFVLQQQPIEWKEIIENQKGIELILPVSMPKAFLKNILMISPITEIPDQVNRIWIINHSQTMPIVYFINDHEDKVYAAKTSITSTKLDDLLNSDLHLPLYSYLISNQPNKKIVSFYYLPEEEVEIQVPRRSMVQITDDHLIQLLFLDHTAVRKVYDQNGGQRMIYTDGSSSLQVYAKEHYLNYFQSISNGQKNLDLEKDLKTAINYINQHGGFGGSYFLTSSQILGKNLWEFEFNQYFNGIPVTDKELFQYRLQMNNGSIIFFERPTLMFIENLEPLKVKIIPRPAIMEELKKNGIKNGDILAIELTYHLVQKQDHVEFYPYWSVRLKDQPKLEVPAFQSGVL; this is translated from the coding sequence GTGAGAGAAAAAGTCAAATCCATTATTTTATTTCTGTTAGTAATCAATAGTTTAATTTTGACATGGATTTTAATCTATTATAGTCCTAATAATGGGAATACGCAGATTTCTGAATTCTTGCCTCGTGCTCGTTTTGGTCAAAAACTATCGACTGAAAAGGTACTTGGATTTGAACGAATGATTCTCCATTTTGGGAATAATCGCCATACCGTTTTATACCCTGGATCTAACTTATTTCAAAAATTACTCCAAGAAATAAAAAATGAATCGTTTTATGATTTTGTACTTCAACAACAACCGATTGAGTGGAAGGAGATAATAGAAAACCAAAAGGGAATAGAACTCATTTTACCAGTATCAATGCCCAAGGCTTTTTTAAAGAATATCCTAATGATCTCACCAATCACAGAGATTCCTGATCAAGTGAATCGGATTTGGATCATCAATCATTCGCAAACTATGCCAATCGTCTATTTTATTAATGATCATGAAGATAAAGTATATGCCGCGAAAACTTCTATCACAAGTACAAAACTTGATGATTTATTAAATTCAGATCTTCATCTTCCTTTATACTCTTATCTGATCAGCAATCAACCAAACAAAAAAATCGTCAGTTTTTATTATCTACCCGAGGAAGAAGTAGAAATACAGGTTCCACGTCGATCAATGGTGCAAATAACCGATGATCATTTGATTCAATTACTGTTCTTAGATCATACTGCAGTTCGAAAGGTTTATGATCAAAATGGAGGCCAGCGAATGATTTATACCGATGGCAGTAGTAGTCTACAGGTATATGCAAAAGAACATTATTTGAATTATTTTCAATCGATTTCAAATGGACAAAAAAATCTTGACCTAGAAAAAGATTTGAAGACTGCAATCAACTATATCAATCAACATGGTGGCTTTGGAGGAAGTTATTTTTTAACCTCTTCGCAAATATTAGGAAAGAATCTATGGGAGTTTGAGTTCAACCAATATTTTAATGGGATTCCAGTGACCGACAAGGAATTGTTTCAATACCGATTACAAATGAATAATGGATCAATCATATTTTTTGAACGGCCAACTCTAATGTTCATAGAGAATTTAGAGCCATTAAAGGTCAAGATCATACCAAGACCAGCGATCATGGAAGAGTTAAAAAAAAATGGAATCAAAAATGGTGATATTCTTGCCATTGAATTAACTTATCACCTTGTTCAGAAGCAAGACCATGTTGAATTTTATCCTTATTGGAGTGTTCGCTTAAAAGATCAGCCAAAATTAGAAGTTCCTGCTTTCCAAAGTGGGGTGTTATAA
- a CDS encoding MBL fold metallo-hydrolase, with protein sequence MRYRIIASGSTGNSIYIGTDQHHFLVDAGLSGKKIEMGLKEIGVNPKDLNGIFITHEHDDHIRGIGVLARKYQIPLYANERTLNGLPSHVGQIDESLKRIMDTGSVIEFGNLQIESYAISHDAVEPVGYLFRHQDLQLSILTDSGYVSEKMKQKIKGSDILIFEANHDVEMLRMSRYPWSVKQRILGDSGHLSNEASGEALADVITSDTQKVFLAHLSRENNLPELARLTVATILKDYGITEKDVQIMDTYHDKPTSLEELKEKRARILF encoded by the coding sequence ATCCGATATCGAATTATTGCAAGTGGAAGTACAGGAAATTCCATATACATAGGAACAGATCAACACCATTTTCTTGTTGATGCAGGGTTAAGTGGTAAAAAGATAGAAATGGGATTAAAAGAAATTGGTGTGAATCCAAAAGACTTAAATGGGATATTTATCACCCATGAACATGATGATCATATACGAGGGATTGGCGTCTTAGCTCGTAAATACCAGATTCCGCTTTATGCAAATGAACGAACACTAAATGGGTTACCTAGTCATGTAGGTCAAATCGATGAATCTTTAAAGCGAATTATGGATACAGGTTCAGTGATCGAATTTGGTAATTTGCAAATTGAATCCTACGCAATCTCTCATGATGCAGTAGAACCAGTCGGTTATCTATTTCGACATCAAGATTTGCAATTATCCATTCTTACCGATTCAGGATACGTCAGTGAGAAAATGAAACAAAAAATAAAAGGTTCCGATATATTGATTTTTGAAGCCAACCACGATGTAGAAATGTTGCGGATGTCTCGGTATCCTTGGAGTGTCAAACAGCGAATTCTTGGAGATTCAGGCCACCTTTCAAACGAAGCTTCAGGAGAGGCTTTAGCTGATGTGATTACAAGTGATACGCAGAAAGTCTTCCTGGCACATTTAAGTCGGGAAAATAATCTTCCTGAATTAGCACGGTTAACCGTCGCGACGATCCTAAAGGATTATGGCATCACAGAAAAAGATGTACAAATTATGGATACTTATCATGATAAGCCAACAAGTTTAGAAGAACTAAAAGAGAAAAGAGCAAGAATTCTATTCTAG
- the rlmH gene encoding 23S rRNA (pseudouridine(1915)-N(3))-methyltransferase RlmH, translating into MHITIIGVGKLKEKYLLQGIEEYKKRLSAYAKVQLIEVPDEKAPENLSEAEMEQVKRKEGERILTQIKQDDYVIALAIEGKMWSSEDLAKEMDNLATYGKSNVAFVIGGSLGLSKEVYARANELLSFSKMTFPHQLMRLILLEQVYRAFKIMKGEPYHK; encoded by the coding sequence ATGCATATCACCATTATAGGTGTTGGAAAGTTAAAAGAGAAATATTTACTTCAAGGAATCGAAGAATACAAGAAACGCCTTTCCGCCTATGCCAAAGTCCAACTCATCGAAGTTCCCGACGAAAAAGCCCCAGAGAATCTAAGCGAAGCCGAAATGGAACAAGTGAAAAGAAAAGAAGGGGAAAGAATTCTAACTCAGATAAAGCAAGACGATTACGTCATTGCATTAGCAATCGAGGGTAAGATGTGGAGTTCAGAGGATTTAGCAAAAGAGATGGACAACCTAGCTACCTATGGAAAAAGTAATGTGGCCTTTGTTATTGGTGGTTCATTGGGATTGTCAAAGGAAGTCTATGCTAGGGCAAATGAGTTATTATCCTTCTCAAAGATGACTTTTCCTCATCAGTTGATGAGATTAATTTTATTAGAGCAAGTCTATCGAGCGTTTAAGATTATGAAGGGTGAACCGTATCATAAGTAA
- a CDS encoding HsdM family class I SAM-dependent methyltransferase, with protein sequence MKIRPYYSMESSEWLEGEPSLNKKKNVSREEIRKWILNELIESYYYPREWVGKRIKLVETEEFFGLTVLTKVNYPFLIVSIAEPGCFEKAEKALSVFFDKYPLAGLGIVSDGSVDGTKAVRKNFSSQQIEYIVDIESYQLPNKANFIYRYEEFPRDTKSRNIQSLLSEKVENVFFEAHSHLRDIDGLHADEALDELCKIIYCKLYDENETLVDHLPKMQRAIYGSTEELAVNIRMMYQQANEKVVVKHKTQNLHMGVFNTDIKLSSAALAKVVEVLQHYNLTHSNIDVKGRAFQKVINPAIRAGMGQYFTPLVIVELMVQIARPSINDFVLDPFCGSGHFLSKTFEYVRNTLNIDNEKDLEEIMKEFASKNLHGIEKSDRMVRIAMTDMMLHGDGSTHIRCSDSLLDFRNYTDLKPELYDLILTNPPFGSLLGVEAFMQLGSFVLTEGYKTVPLEVLGLERCMQFLRPGGKLGIVLPDGLLANKRTQYVREWIEEHAKIRAIISLPLETFAPFGANIKTSIIFLRKWDIGEIKEENYNIFLAQIDNIGYDATGHLKSGSEIDEVREAVLEFLDKEGW encoded by the coding sequence ATGAAAATTAGACCTTATTATAGTATGGAATCATCTGAATGGCTTGAAGGTGAGCCTAGTCTAAATAAGAAGAAAAATGTTAGTAGAGAAGAAATAAGAAAGTGGATATTAAATGAACTTATCGAAAGTTACTATTATCCAAGAGAATGGGTTGGCAAAAGAATAAAATTAGTAGAAACCGAGGAATTCTTCGGATTAACAGTGTTAACAAAAGTTAATTATCCTTTTCTAATTGTTTCAATCGCCGAACCAGGTTGTTTTGAAAAAGCAGAGAAAGCATTATCAGTTTTTTTCGATAAATATCCACTTGCTGGGTTAGGTATTGTTTCAGATGGTTCGGTAGATGGAACTAAAGCTGTTAGAAAAAATTTTAGCTCCCAACAAATAGAATATATAGTGGACATTGAAAGTTATCAATTACCAAATAAAGCGAATTTTATATATAGATATGAAGAATTTCCGAGAGATACTAAATCTAGAAACATACAATCATTATTATCCGAAAAAGTTGAAAATGTATTCTTTGAAGCACATAGTCATCTAAGGGATATTGATGGACTTCATGCAGATGAGGCTTTAGATGAACTATGTAAAATAATATACTGTAAGCTTTACGATGAAAATGAGACATTGGTAGACCATCTTCCTAAAATGCAACGTGCTATTTACGGTAGCACCGAGGAGTTAGCTGTTAACATCAGGATGATGTACCAGCAGGCAAACGAAAAAGTAGTTGTAAAACATAAAACTCAAAATCTGCATATGGGTGTTTTTAATACAGATATTAAATTATCATCTGCTGCTTTAGCCAAAGTAGTAGAAGTACTTCAACATTATAATCTAACTCACTCAAATATTGATGTTAAAGGTAGAGCTTTTCAAAAGGTAATAAATCCAGCAATTAGGGCTGGTATGGGGCAATATTTTACACCTTTAGTTATTGTTGAATTAATGGTTCAAATAGCAAGACCATCTATAAATGATTTTGTTCTTGACCCATTTTGTGGCTCGGGACACTTTCTTTCTAAGACATTTGAATATGTTAGAAATACATTAAATATAGATAATGAGAAAGATTTAGAAGAAATCATGAAAGAGTTTGCCTCTAAAAATCTTCATGGGATTGAAAAAAGTGACCGAATGGTGAGGATTGCCATGACAGATATGATGCTCCATGGTGATGGTAGTACTCATATTAGATGTTCTGATTCGCTTCTGGATTTTAGGAACTATACAGATTTAAAACCTGAGTTATATGACCTAATTTTAACAAATCCGCCCTTCGGTTCTTTACTTGGAGTAGAAGCTTTTATGCAGCTCGGAAGTTTCGTTTTAACCGAAGGATATAAAACTGTTCCTCTCGAAGTTCTTGGTCTTGAGAGATGCATGCAGTTCCTTCGTCCCGGAGGAAAGTTAGGAATTGTATTACCAGATGGTCTACTAGCAAACAAACGCACACAGTATGTAAGAGAGTGGATAGAAGAACATGCAAAGATAAGAGCAATTATTAGTTTACCATTAGAGACATTTGCTCCTTTTGGAGCAAATATAAAAACAAGTATAATCTTTCTTCGTAAATGGGATATTGGTGAAATTAAAGAAGAGAACTATAATATATTTTTAGCCCAAATTGACAATATTGGTTATGATGCTACTGGACATCTGAAAAGTGGTAGCGAAATAGATGAAGTGCGAGAAGCTGTTTTAGAATTTCTAGATAAAGAAGGATGGTAG
- a CDS encoding S1C family serine protease, with amino-acid sequence MGFYEDEFYEGRSSRKQRGFLTPLISAIIGGLIVLMLMPSLVNLGIIKLMPKTETGQPSGILQPSQPGETKQITVNVTSAIQQAAQKARPAVVGVVNLQKQINFWNQSTKNVEAGVGSGVVFQKQNGKAYIITNYHVIEGATGVEVALADGKRVKAEILGADSLTDLAVLAIDDQYVDVVATLGNSTTLKPGEPAIAIGNPLGLEFSQTVTVGVISSPLRIIEKDLDGDGQSDWETEVIQTDAAINLGNSGGALLNIDGDVIGINSSKIAESGVEGLGFAIPISDAKPIIDDLLKYGKVKRPYMGITPIDLQMVSQSDRINVLKLPSSIEEGVVIYDIKSTGPAALAGLRRLDVIVKLDDQTIRNSSDLRKYLYKKKRVGDRMKITFYRDGKVQTIEMTLADFPINQ; translated from the coding sequence ATGGGATTCTATGAAGATGAATTTTATGAGGGTAGGTCAAGCCGAAAGCAAAGGGGGTTTTTAACCCCTCTTATCTCTGCAATTATTGGCGGCCTCATTGTTCTGATGTTGATGCCAAGTCTAGTTAATTTGGGAATTATTAAATTAATGCCGAAAACAGAAACAGGCCAACCAAGTGGTATATTACAACCTAGTCAACCAGGGGAAACCAAACAAATAACTGTAAACGTAACTTCCGCTATTCAACAAGCAGCACAAAAGGCAAGACCGGCAGTCGTTGGTGTAGTTAACTTACAGAAACAAATCAATTTTTGGAATCAATCAACAAAGAATGTAGAAGCAGGAGTAGGGTCAGGTGTTGTTTTTCAAAAGCAAAACGGGAAAGCATATATCATTACAAACTATCATGTAATCGAAGGAGCAACAGGTGTTGAAGTCGCTTTAGCTGATGGCAAAAGAGTAAAGGCAGAAATATTAGGCGCAGATTCATTAACAGATCTTGCAGTGCTAGCGATCGATGATCAATATGTAGATGTTGTTGCCACTTTAGGTAATTCCACGACATTAAAACCTGGTGAGCCAGCCATTGCGATTGGAAATCCATTGGGGCTTGAGTTTTCCCAAACCGTTACAGTAGGAGTAATTAGTTCACCCCTTCGTATCATTGAAAAAGATCTCGATGGAGATGGACAATCGGATTGGGAGACAGAAGTCATTCAAACAGATGCTGCGATTAACCTAGGAAATAGTGGCGGGGCACTTTTAAATATTGATGGCGATGTGATTGGAATTAATAGTTCAAAGATTGCTGAAAGTGGTGTAGAAGGTCTAGGTTTTGCAATACCGATTAGTGATGCAAAACCGATTATTGATGATTTGTTAAAATATGGGAAAGTTAAGCGGCCCTATATGGGAATTACACCAATCGATCTGCAAATGGTCTCACAATCAGATCGAATCAATGTCTTAAAACTTCCATCTTCGATTGAAGAAGGGGTAGTCATTTATGATATTAAATCAACAGGACCTGCCGCTTTGGCTGGATTACGGCGACTTGACGTGATCGTGAAGTTGGATGATCAAACGATCAGGAACTCCTCAGATTTACGCAAATATCTTTATAAGAAAAAACGTGTGGGCGATCGTATGAAGATCACCTTCTATCGTGATGGTAAAGTCCAAACGATTGAGATGACACTAGCTGATTTTCCAATTAACCAATAA
- a CDS encoding restriction endonuclease subunit S, with protein MWTKTISFTELKKYGRWKVELFTTSEEKMLSAFEMVKIGLLVRERKENIKPYDFPDENFNYIGLENVTPLTGELINFNPKKGNEIKSTSRVFYKGDILYGRLRPYLNKVYLAIGEVENGICSGEFHVLQPDFQKIMPHYLRTVLSSSYIQNYVKSMQTGSALPRLSIRDLLAIEIPVPPLEIQQEFENYIIEKTERLRELRREINALPNIMISKVVHSLETGSLELS; from the coding sequence ATGTGGACTAAAACAATTAGTTTTACAGAATTAAAAAAATATGGAAGATGGAAAGTAGAGCTTTTTACAACATCTGAAGAAAAGATGCTATCTGCATTTGAGATGGTTAAAATTGGTTTGTTGGTAAGAGAAAGAAAAGAAAATATTAAACCTTATGATTTTCCCGATGAGAACTTTAACTATATAGGTTTAGAAAATGTAACTCCTCTAACCGGAGAATTAATTAACTTTAACCCAAAAAAAGGAAATGAGATTAAATCTACTTCAAGAGTTTTTTATAAAGGAGATATCCTATATGGAAGATTAAGACCTTATTTAAACAAAGTTTATCTCGCAATTGGTGAAGTAGAGAATGGTATTTGTTCCGGGGAATTTCACGTATTACAACCAGATTTTCAAAAAATAATGCCACATTATTTAAGAACTGTTTTATCTTCTAGTTACATTCAAAATTATGTTAAGTCTATGCAGACAGGCTCAGCTCTTCCACGATTAAGTATAAGAGATTTACTAGCGATTGAAATTCCTGTACCCCCTCTTGAGATTCAACAAGAGTTTGAAAACTATATAATAGAAAAAACAGAGAGGTTAAGAGAGCTAAGAAGAGAAATTAATGCTTTACCTAATATAATGATATCGAAAGTTGTACATTCACTAGAAACAGGTTCACTAGAATTATCTTAA
- the yycF gene encoding response regulator YycF, whose protein sequence is MKLKILIVEDEKTISDILKFSLEKEGYETFVSYDGETGIRMTKERNPDLILLDIMLPFKDGFEVCREIRSFTNTPIIMLTAKDNEIDKVLGLEMGADDYVTKPFSIRELMARVKANLRRVKSIGGQTISAPTIELGELYINPSTYIVKKNGVNLDLTHREFELLYYMAKHSGQVLTREHLLQAIWGYDYLGDIRSVDVAIRRLREKFEDDPSRPEYILTKRGLGYVLRNPKEKE, encoded by the coding sequence ATGAAACTCAAAATCTTAATTGTTGAAGATGAAAAAACAATCTCTGATATCTTGAAGTTTAGTTTGGAAAAAGAAGGGTATGAGACTTTTGTTTCATATGATGGTGAAACCGGGATTCGCATGACAAAGGAACGAAATCCTGACCTCATTTTATTGGATATCATGCTTCCATTTAAAGATGGTTTTGAAGTATGTAGAGAGATTCGCTCTTTTACCAACACGCCGATTATTATGTTAACAGCTAAAGATAATGAAATTGATAAAGTATTAGGGTTAGAGATGGGTGCAGACGATTATGTGACAAAACCCTTTTCGATTCGTGAACTAATGGCACGAGTAAAAGCCAATTTAAGACGAGTCAAAAGTATAGGGGGACAAACGATAAGCGCACCAACGATTGAGTTGGGCGAGTTATATATTAATCCCTCTACTTATATCGTCAAAAAAAATGGAGTTAATTTAGATTTGACTCATCGAGAATTTGAACTTCTTTATTATATGGCCAAGCACTCAGGGCAGGTATTAACGCGAGAACACTTATTACAAGCAATCTGGGGTTATGATTATCTAGGGGATATACGAAGTGTTGATGTTGCGATCCGTAGGTTAAGGGAAAAATTTGAAGATGATCCAAGTCGGCCAGAATATATTCTTACAAAGAGAGGGCTTGGTTATGTACTCCGAAATCCTAAAGAAAAGGAGTAA
- the walK gene encoding cell wall metabolism sensor histidine kinase WalK, with protein MGKTKFFQSIQWKIVVIYILLILISMQIIGIYFIRSLEAYYIGNFNETLNTQANLLAVNLEKYLIDEKKDDLEKREDINNLVEHLFALDGADVSIIDSNGIILGTTKKTNLNIIGQKIYQIDVSRALLGTRSETVRIDEKTGNRIKFLAIPIHHEQNTIGAVFMTASIEEVYKTVYRISNILVTATLIALVFTATLGFFLSRTIIRPIQEITKQAVAITEGDFNQRVKIYGEDEIGRLGSTFNQMAKKLKEAIDQNQEEREKLSSILTHMSDGVIATNEQGKILVVNQGALDLLGISEEQIKGHTLTDIFPKIMFPISEENLIYPYSNDQETKLLRMTLNKIHHFHEGKISLIIVLRDVTKEENLEQMRKDFVANVSHELRTPLTTLKSYLEALDEGAIEDPELAHRFIKVTRYETDRMIRLVNDLLQLSRLDEKKIKLKRSLVSVREMIEDVIDRFSFQARQRSIELTLDLPDYLPTIELDRDQIDQVLDNLISNAIKYTGDQGKVRVIARLKQNRLFIEVEDTGIGIPKKHLSRLFERFYRVDKARSRELGGTGLGLAIAHEIIKAHHGEIEVESEVGKGTKVRFFIPITTTKED; from the coding sequence TTGGGAAAGACGAAGTTTTTCCAAAGCATTCAATGGAAAATTGTTGTCATCTATATCCTTCTAATCTTGATCTCGATGCAAATTATTGGGATCTATTTTATACGTTCGTTAGAAGCTTATTATATTGGAAACTTTAACGAAACCTTAAATACTCAGGCTAATTTGTTAGCCGTGAATTTAGAGAAGTATCTGATTGATGAAAAGAAGGATGATCTGGAAAAAAGAGAAGATATTAATAATCTTGTTGAGCATCTATTTGCTTTAGACGGTGCCGATGTTTCCATTATTGATAGTAATGGGATTATTCTTGGTACAACGAAAAAAACGAACCTGAACATCATTGGACAAAAAATTTATCAAATTGACGTGAGTCGAGCTCTTTTAGGAACTCGAAGCGAAACGGTTCGGATCGATGAAAAAACGGGAAATCGAATCAAGTTTTTAGCCATTCCCATTCATCATGAGCAAAATACGATCGGTGCGGTTTTTATGACAGCGTCAATAGAAGAGGTTTACAAAACGGTTTATCGAATTAGCAACATTTTAGTAACGGCAACATTAATCGCATTGGTTTTTACAGCTACTCTTGGTTTTTTTCTATCTCGTACGATTATAAGGCCAATTCAAGAAATTACGAAACAAGCAGTGGCGATTACTGAAGGAGATTTTAATCAAAGGGTCAAAATCTATGGTGAAGATGAGATTGGAAGATTAGGATCTACTTTTAATCAAATGGCAAAAAAACTAAAAGAAGCCATTGATCAAAATCAAGAAGAACGAGAGAAACTATCTTCAATCTTGACTCATATGAGTGACGGAGTTATTGCAACCAATGAACAAGGAAAAATACTTGTTGTCAATCAAGGTGCATTGGATTTACTTGGGATATCAGAAGAACAAATAAAAGGTCATACACTGACAGATATTTTCCCAAAAATTATGTTCCCAATTTCAGAAGAAAACCTTATTTACCCCTATTCAAATGATCAAGAGACGAAATTATTAAGAATGACATTAAACAAAATTCATCATTTTCATGAAGGAAAAATTAGTTTAATTATCGTCTTAAGAGATGTGACCAAAGAAGAAAATTTAGAACAAATGCGTAAAGACTTTGTCGCCAATGTATCTCATGAATTGAGAACACCATTAACCACATTAAAAAGTTACCTCGAAGCTCTTGATGAAGGGGCAATAGAAGATCCAGAATTAGCTCATCGTTTTATCAAAGTGACTCGATATGAGACGGATCGGATGATCAGGTTAGTTAACGATTTATTACAATTATCCCGACTCGATGAAAAGAAAATTAAATTAAAGAGATCTCTTGTCTCAGTAAGAGAAATGATTGAGGATGTCATTGATCGTTTTTCGTTCCAAGCAAGACAACGTTCCATTGAATTAACGCTCGATTTGCCAGATTATCTACCTACGATTGAATTGGATCGTGATCAAATTGATCAAGTACTTGACAATCTCATCTCAAATGCAATTAAGTATACTGGTGATCAGGGAAAAGTAAGGGTCATAGCTAGATTAAAACAAAATCGATTGTTTATTGAAGTTGAAGATACGGGTATTGGAATACCTAAAAAACATCTTTCTCGATTATTTGAACGTTTTTACCGAGTGGATAAGGCGAGATCTCGCGAACTAGGTGGAACTGGATTAGGTTTGGCGATTGCACATGAAATTATTAAGGCTCACCATGGCGAGATTGAGGTTGAAAGTGAAGTTGGCAAAGGAACAAAGGTTCGTTTTTTTATTCCCATTACCACGACTAAGGAGGACTAA